The following coding sequences lie in one Spinacia oleracea cultivar Varoflay chromosome 1, BTI_SOV_V1, whole genome shotgun sequence genomic window:
- the LOC110786923 gene encoding transcription factor TGA5-like: protein MTEIKQMQTQMNKQQVLQFDTVPFTHAASHSSDRSKETDHKTLRRLAQNREAARKSRLRKKVYTLRNAPYASEEIDVVREQWAKFFTSKYLLLA from the exons ATGACTGAAATTAAACAGATGCAGACACAAATGAATAAACAACAGG TACTGCAGTTTGATACCGTTCCATTTACTCATGCGGCTTCTCATTCGAGTGACAGATCGAAGGAGACTGATCATAAG ACTCTACGAAGGCTTGCTCAGAACCGTGAGGCAGCAAGGAAAAGCCGGTTGAGGAAAAAA gtctatactctgaggaatgcgccttatgctagtgaggaaattgatgtggttcgtgagcaatgggctaagttttttaccagcaaatatttattattggcctga